The Tenrec ecaudatus isolate mTenEca1 chromosome 14, mTenEca1.hap1, whole genome shotgun sequence genome contains a region encoding:
- the LOC142425912 gene encoding olfactory receptor 4N4C, with amino-acid sequence MELRNSTAVTEFILIGLAQSQAIQLLVFVLILIFYLIILPGNFLIIFTIRSDPGLSAPLYFFLGNLAFLDASYSFIVAPRMLADFLTEKKVISYKGCITQLFFLHFLGGGEGLLLVVMAFDRYMAICRPLHYSTVMNPRVCYALLFALWFGGFVHSIIQVVLILRLPFCGPNQLDNFFCDVPQVIKLACTDTFVVELLMVFNSGLLTLLCFLGLLVSYAVILCHVHRSSSEAKSKALSTCTTHIIIIFLMFGPAIFIYTRPFRALPADKVVSFFHTVIFPLMNPVIYTLRNQEVKSSMRRLLGRHVVC; translated from the coding sequence ATGGAGCTTAGAAACAGCACAGCGGTGACAGAATTTATCCTTATCGGTCTTGCTCAGTCTCAAGCTATTCAGCTCCTGGTCTTTGTACTGATCTTAATTTTCTATCTCATCATCCTCCCTGGAAATTTCCTCATCATCTTCACCATCAGATCAGACCCTGGTCTCTCAGCCCCACTCTACTTCTTCCTGGGAAACCTAGCTTTTCTGGATGCGTCCTATTCCTTTATTGTGGCCCCCAGGATGCTGGCGGACTTCCTCACTGAGAAGAAGGTGATTTCCTACAAAGGCTGCATCACTCAGCTCTTCTTCTTGCACTTTCTTGGTGGAGGAGAGGGGCTCCTTCTTGTCGTGATGGCCTTTGATCGCTATATGGCTATATGTCGGCCTTTACACTACTCAACTGTCATGAACCCTAGAGTCTGTTATGCATTACTGTTTGCTTTGTGGTTTGGGGGGTTTGTCCACTCCATTATCCAGGTAGTTCTCATCCTTCGCTTGCCCTTCTGTGGCCCAAACCAGCTGGATAACTTCTTCTGTGATGTCCCACAGGTCatcaagctggcctgcacagacACCTTTGTGGTGGAGCTCCTTATGGTGTTCAACAGTGGCTTGCTCACGCTCCTGTGTTTCCTAGGACTTCTGGTCTCCTATGCAGTCATCCTCTGCCACGTGCATAGGTCTTCTTCCGAAGCAAAGAGCAAGGCTCTGTCGACATGCACAACTCACATCATTATTATATTTCTCATGTTTGGACCTGCCATCTTCATCTACACTCGGCCTTTCAGGGCCTTACCAGCTGACAAAGTGGTTTCATTCTTTCACACGGTGATCTTTCCTTTGATGAACCCTGTGATTTATACTCTTCGTAACCAGGAAGTGAAATCGTCCATGAGGAGGTTATTGGGTAGACACGTAGTCTGTTAG
- the LOC142426670 gene encoding olfactory receptor 4N5-like: MKMEIRNTTVMTEFILLGLTQSRDLQLLIFVLVLVFYLIVLPGNFLIILTIVSDPGLSAPLYFFLGNLAFLDASYSFIVAPRMLMDFFSERKVISYPGCITQLFFLHFLGVGEMFLLVFMALDRYIAICRPLHYSAIMKPRVCYAFMGALFLGSFAHAFVQVALILHLPFCGSNQLDNFFCDAPQVVQLACTDTLLVEVLIVSNNGLLILLCFLGLLASYAVILFHLKGCSSAGKRKAVSTCTTHIIIVFLMFGPAIFIYTRPFRTFSADKVVSLFHTVIFPLLNPVIYTLRNQEVKASMKRLLNRHMTS, from the coding sequence ATGAAGATGGAGATAAGAAATACCACTGTAATGACAGAATTCATCCTTCTCGGTCTTACTCAGTCTCGAGACCTTCAACTCCTAATCTTTGTGCTAGTGTTAGTTTTCTACCTCATCGTCCTTCCTGGAAATTTCCtcatcatcctcaccattgtaTCAGATCCTGGTCTCTCAGCTCCCCTCTACTTCTTCCTGGGCAACTTGGCTTTCCTGGATGCGTCCTATTCATTCATTGTGGCTCCCAGGATGCTGATGGATTTCttttctgagaggaaggtgatttCCTATCCAGGATGCATCACTCAGCTCTTTTTTTTGCACTTCCTTGGAGTAGGAGAGATGTTCCTTCTTGTTTTCATGGCTTTGGATCGCTATATAGCCATATGTCGACCTCTACACTATTCAGCGATTATGAAACCGCGAGTTTGCTATGCGTTCATGGGGGCGCTGTTCCTGGGAAGCTTTGCGCATGCCTTTGTACAAGTGGCACTTATCCTCCACTTGCCTTTCTGTGGCTCCAACCAGCTGGATAACTTCTTCTGCGATGCCCCGCAAGTCGTGCAGCTGGCCTGCACAGACACTCTCTTAGTGGAGGTCCTGATCGTCTCCAATAACGGCTTGCTCATCCTCCTGTGTTTTCTCGGCCTTCTGGCCTCCTACGCCGTCATCCTCTTCCATTTAAAAGGGTGCTCGTCTGCAGGGAAGCGCAAGGCCGTGTCCACGTGCACCACTCACATCATCATCGTGTTTCTCATGTTCGGACCTGCCATTTTCATCTACACTCGCCCCTTCAGAACTTTCTCTGCTGACAAAGTGGTTTCTCTTTTCCACACAGTGATTTTCCCTCTGTTGAATCCGGTGATTTATACTCTTCGGAACCAGGAAGTGAAAGCTTCCATGAAAAGATTATTGAATCGGCACATGACAAGTTGA